Proteins encoded in a region of the Paenibacillus pedocola genome:
- a CDS encoding response regulator produces the protein MNILIIDDESIIRTGLCTVIDWGELGMTLLPPAESAEEALARIPAEQPDIVLTDIRMSGMDGIELAGEIKRRLPDAEIIILTGYDDFGYAQQALRQGVTDYLLKTSGPEEVIKAVMKAQQNLTAKRESAKQGVAQAAALRQRLMEEWLTGGAKAGAGGTVPEPVRQWLGEAGVISESETPGAPTGEVRVLLIGASGWGDGRFDELMLGSAENRLQELLPCVTLRRNRTIVAVLRTEADRAGRAALAKALGRVEEMLKCELFAAAGSRVSTLGELGRSYEEAEKVFAYRVLFGDRGFYEIGDIERRRGGRSVCSEKEEQELLGLLIQHHTPQLHAWTRRVVSEQLEDPETTPATLRAYLQSVVIVAQRWLERHRDGRGQETGGSPSLSFEPGVKLEDEVFRLLLSVMNEFHREAGEGRYSYIQRAIAYIRSHLNQQLSLQQVAGFVHLNPNHFSEVFKRETGQGYMEFVTRERMSRAGSLLMTTQKKISEVAGEVGYEDVKYFSQQFKKSTGLTPSEFRQSNGI, from the coding sequence GTGAACATACTGATCATTGACGATGAATCGATCATCCGGACGGGGCTGTGCACCGTCATTGACTGGGGAGAGCTGGGCATGACGCTGCTTCCGCCGGCGGAATCGGCCGAGGAAGCGCTGGCGCGGATTCCGGCGGAGCAGCCGGACATCGTGCTGACGGATATTCGTATGTCCGGCATGGACGGGATTGAGCTCGCCGGGGAAATTAAACGGCGGCTGCCTGATGCCGAAATCATCATCCTGACCGGCTATGATGATTTCGGTTATGCCCAGCAGGCACTGCGCCAGGGCGTGACCGATTATCTGCTGAAGACGAGCGGGCCGGAAGAGGTGATCAAGGCTGTTATGAAGGCGCAGCAGAACCTGACGGCGAAGCGGGAGTCGGCGAAGCAGGGAGTGGCCCAGGCGGCGGCGCTGCGGCAGCGGCTGATGGAGGAATGGCTAACAGGAGGAGCAAAAGCCGGCGCGGGCGGAACGGTTCCCGAGCCGGTAAGACAATGGCTGGGGGAAGCCGGCGTGATTTCCGAGTCGGAGACCCCCGGCGCCCCAACGGGTGAGGTACGGGTGCTTCTGATCGGGGCATCCGGCTGGGGAGACGGGCGGTTTGACGAGCTGATGCTCGGCAGCGCGGAGAACCGGCTGCAGGAGCTGCTTCCGTGCGTGACGCTGCGCCGGAACCGGACGATTGTCGCAGTGCTGAGGACCGAGGCGGACCGGGCGGGCAGAGCGGCGCTTGCGAAAGCCCTGGGCCGGGTGGAGGAAATGCTGAAATGCGAGCTGTTTGCCGCCGCCGGCAGCAGGGTAAGCACCTTGGGCGAGCTTGGGCGTTCCTATGAGGAAGCGGAGAAAGTATTCGCCTACCGGGTTCTGTTCGGGGACCGGGGATTTTACGAAATCGGGGATATCGAGCGCCGCCGGGGCGGCCGGTCGGTGTGTTCGGAGAAGGAAGAGCAGGAGCTCTTGGGCCTGCTTATTCAGCATCATACGCCGCAGCTACACGCCTGGACCCGGCGGGTCGTAAGCGAGCAGCTGGAGGATCCGGAGACGACGCCGGCAACGCTGCGGGCCTATCTGCAGTCGGTCGTCATAGTCGCGCAGCGGTGGCTGGAGCGGCACCGGGACGGCCGGGGGCAGGAGACGGGCGGTTCACCCTCTTTAAGCTTCGAGCCGGGAGTCAAGCTGGAGGATGAGGTGTTCCGGCTTCTGCTGTCGGTCATGAACGAGTTCCACCGCGAAGCGGGCGAAGGCCGGTATTCGTATATCCAGCGGGCCATAGCTTACATCCGCAGCCATCTGAACCAGCAGCTCAGTTTGCAGCAGGTCGCAGGCTTTGTGCATCTGAACCCCAATCATTTCAGCGAGGTTTTTAAACGGGAGACCGGTCAGGGATACATGGAATTTGTGACCCGGGAGCGGATGAGCCGCGCGGGAAGCCTGCTGATGACGACCCAGAAGAAGATCAGCGAGGTGGCGGGAGAGGTGGGGTATGAAGATGTGAAATATTTTAGCCAGCAGTTTAAAAAATCGACCGGGCTTAC
- a CDS encoding beta-N-acetylhexosaminidase: protein MKFRFEGDVAPLLPGIGIIAGELGFEIVEDGTPVRVGVNEEGIEAGWEEGKAYISYAQTHQFFRGLGLLVQHMRKGKPFRIRERQQFDLVGPMFDLSRNAVLTVESFKSMLNRMALMGLNTVMLYMEDTYEIEGEPYFGYMRGRYSRGELREIDDYAAQFGIEAFPSIQTLAHLEEFLKWEPVSHYKDTKGALLVGEERTRALIGRMIEAASTPFRSRKIHIGMDEAEELGRGKYLDRNGYVSRFDIMTSHLEVVLAVVRSKGLEPLMWSDMFLKLASSNGSEYYDGETKIPEEMQRRIPKDVGMVYWDYVHTEAADYEALIAKHRPLGSRLVFAGAVWIFNTFGVNYGLSLKASDTALQVCKKEGIREVYATMWGDDGNEGNPFAALLGLQQYAEHAYSEGSPEWETLAERVRFCTGIEADSYMLMKDLDETPGAEPDNRVQSNPSKFLLYQDVLLGLFDRQIEGLEMNAHYEGLERRIAAACATDPAAAAMLEVPEKLSVVLKRKSELGIELKRAYDAGDVGTLADAAVRRLPEIAGAVRELRSAHRAAWHGMFKPFGWEVLDIRYGGLLSRLDSAALRLLDYTEGRIARIEELEQERLLYSSANRFNNRGAGWCSYYYRMASPNVFFHVLNPF, encoded by the coding sequence ATGAAGTTTCGGTTCGAAGGCGACGTAGCACCGCTGCTGCCCGGGATCGGGATCATAGCCGGGGAGCTTGGATTCGAGATCGTGGAGGACGGCACGCCCGTGCGTGTCGGCGTAAACGAAGAGGGGATCGAGGCCGGCTGGGAAGAGGGGAAGGCCTATATATCGTATGCACAAACCCATCAGTTCTTCCGCGGGCTCGGTCTGCTGGTCCAGCATATGCGCAAGGGGAAGCCGTTCCGAATCCGGGAGCGTCAGCAATTCGACCTGGTTGGCCCGATGTTTGATCTGTCCCGGAACGCGGTCCTGACGGTAGAGAGCTTTAAATCCATGCTGAACCGGATGGCTTTGATGGGACTGAACACCGTTATGCTGTACATGGAGGATACTTACGAGATTGAAGGGGAGCCTTATTTCGGCTACATGCGGGGCCGCTACTCCCGCGGGGAGCTGCGCGAAATCGACGATTACGCTGCGCAGTTCGGCATCGAGGCGTTCCCGAGCATTCAGACGCTGGCCCATCTGGAGGAATTCCTGAAATGGGAGCCTGTATCCCATTACAAGGATACGAAAGGCGCCCTGCTCGTCGGCGAAGAGAGGACCCGCGCGCTGATCGGACGGATGATCGAAGCCGCGAGCACCCCGTTCCGCAGCCGCAAGATTCACATCGGCATGGATGAAGCGGAAGAGCTGGGCCGGGGCAAATATCTGGACCGAAACGGCTATGTCAGCCGGTTCGACATCATGACCTCGCATCTTGAAGTGGTGCTGGCCGTTGTCCGCAGCAAAGGACTGGAGCCGCTGATGTGGAGCGATATGTTCCTGAAGCTCGCCTCGTCAAACGGCAGCGAATACTACGACGGGGAGACGAAGATTCCGGAAGAGATGCAGCGGCGCATACCGAAGGATGTCGGGATGGTGTATTGGGATTATGTGCACACGGAGGCCGCTGACTATGAGGCGTTGATTGCCAAGCACCGCCCGTTAGGCTCGAGGCTTGTATTCGCCGGGGCGGTGTGGATTTTCAATACGTTCGGGGTCAACTACGGTCTGTCCCTTAAAGCGTCTGACACCGCGCTTCAAGTGTGCAAGAAGGAAGGCATCCGCGAGGTGTACGCCACGATGTGGGGGGACGACGGCAATGAGGGGAATCCGTTCGCGGCGCTCCTCGGATTGCAGCAGTACGCGGAGCATGCCTATTCGGAAGGCTCACCGGAATGGGAGACGCTGGCGGAGCGCGTGAGGTTCTGCACAGGGATCGAAGCGGACAGCTATATGCTGATGAAAGATCTCGACGAGACGCCGGGCGCGGAGCCGGATAACCGGGTCCAGAGCAATCCGTCGAAGTTTCTGCTGTACCAGGACGTGCTGCTGGGCCTGTTCGACCGGCAGATCGAGGGCCTTGAGATGAACGCCCATTACGAGGGGCTGGAGCGCCGGATTGCTGCGGCCTGCGCGACCGATCCCGCGGCGGCGGCGATGCTCGAGGTGCCGGAGAAGCTGAGCGTCGTACTGAAACGCAAGAGCGAGCTCGGCATTGAGCTGAAGCGGGCGTACGACGCCGGCGATGTGGGCACACTGGCCGATGCGGCCGTGCGCCGTTTGCCGGAAATCGCCGGAGCGGTGCGGGAGCTGCGCAGCGCGCACCGGGCCGCCTGGCACGGGATGTTCAAGCCGTTCGGGTGGGAGGTGCTGGACATCCGGTACGGCGGACTGCTCAGCCGGCTCGACTCCGCCGCTCTGCGTCTGCTGGACTATACGGAGGGCCGGATCGCCAGGATTGAGGAGCTGGAGCAGGAACGCCTGCTGTACAGCTCGGCCAACCGGTTCAACAACCGGGGCGCCGGCTGGTGCAGCTATTATTACCGGATGGCGTCGCCGAATGTCTTTTTCCACGTGCTGAATCCGTTCTAG
- a CDS encoding cache domain-containing sensor histidine kinase, with translation MGIKQSLKGKLSLLLIAAIALPLLGAGAVSYRIASNLTEKIEKQSGMNTIRQISDKLDFIISDAENMSVFIIGQRSIQSYLGSAQGDISLYSQNVAFLLNLASSKAYISNITITSDRGYPTLSNTTVLHSGLPRLLELNADAYDPEKKWWTPLYENQTTDDGMKRVFSLVRPIRSTEKFQPLGELSVSVNVDEVQKMLQDAAWNESGRIWLVNQENKIMSSQTGEGLNQSLQSVLPGVAAMKGTEGVLTVAREGESNTLLYYTLPSLNWKLVGVIPTRIYTAQNEYVLTLTAIAIGVAAVFAGALALYFTAWVTRPLTKLARKLKDVRPGDPVEQFEVRSTDEIGMVLHSYNQLGGRIERLKSQLQLNEAKKKEADIRALQAQINPHFLYNTLSSIHWTALMNKDWQVAEMVGALGDFLRFSLNDGKEFCSVGQEVAHAQNYVSIMSKRFPDKFDSTFLIEPDMQGRIILKLLLQPLIENSIMHGLQKKQGKGSVYVYGELKEGGMSFTVEDTGIGMDAEKLNSLRRMLLMAEAADAEEGRGADSSKSGYGLGSVHRRLLLHYGSGTGLHIESGPGSGTRISFTIPEATEGFS, from the coding sequence ATGGGAATCAAACAATCACTGAAGGGGAAGCTGTCGCTGCTGCTGATTGCGGCGATTGCGCTCCCGCTTCTTGGCGCGGGGGCCGTGTCTTACCGGATCGCGTCCAACCTGACGGAGAAAATCGAGAAGCAGTCCGGCATGAACACCATCCGGCAAATCTCGGACAAACTGGATTTCATCATCAGCGACGCGGAGAACATGTCGGTATTCATCATCGGCCAGCGCAGCATCCAATCCTATCTCGGCAGCGCGCAGGGGGACATCTCCCTGTACTCGCAAAACGTCGCTTTCCTGCTGAATCTGGCCTCTTCCAAGGCATATATTTCTAACATTACCATTACCTCCGACCGGGGTTATCCGACCTTGTCCAACACGACCGTTCTGCATTCCGGGCTGCCGCGTCTGCTGGAATTAAACGCGGATGCTTATGACCCGGAGAAAAAATGGTGGACGCCGTTATATGAGAACCAGACGACCGACGACGGGATGAAGCGGGTGTTCTCGCTCGTCCGCCCGATCCGCAGCACCGAGAAGTTTCAACCGCTCGGCGAGCTCTCGGTCAGCGTTAACGTGGATGAAGTGCAGAAGATGCTTCAGGACGCGGCATGGAATGAGAGCGGGCGGATCTGGCTCGTCAACCAGGAGAACAAAATTATGTCCTCGCAGACCGGCGAGGGCCTGAACCAGTCGCTCCAATCGGTCCTACCGGGAGTTGCAGCGATGAAAGGGACCGAAGGGGTTCTAACGGTAGCGAGGGAAGGGGAGAGCAATACGCTGCTCTACTATACGCTGCCCAGCCTGAACTGGAAGCTGGTCGGCGTCATCCCGACCCGGATATATACCGCCCAGAACGAATACGTGCTGACGCTGACGGCCATCGCGATTGGTGTAGCCGCTGTGTTCGCGGGAGCGCTTGCGCTCTATTTTACGGCATGGGTGACCCGGCCGCTGACGAAGCTTGCCCGCAAGCTGAAAGACGTCAGGCCTGGCGATCCGGTCGAGCAGTTCGAGGTTCGTTCGACCGATGAGATCGGGATGGTGCTGCACAGCTACAATCAGCTAGGCGGCCGGATTGAGCGGCTGAAGAGCCAGCTTCAGCTGAACGAAGCCAAGAAGAAAGAGGCGGATATCCGGGCGCTTCAGGCGCAGATCAACCCGCATTTTCTGTACAATACCTTATCTTCCATTCACTGGACCGCCCTGATGAACAAGGACTGGCAGGTGGCGGAGATGGTGGGGGCGCTCGGCGATTTTCTGCGGTTCAGCCTGAACGACGGCAAGGAATTCTGCTCCGTCGGACAGGAGGTGGCGCATGCCCAGAACTATGTGAGCATTATGTCCAAGCGCTTTCCGGACAAATTCGACTCCACATTTCTGATCGAGCCGGACATGCAGGGGCGGATAATACTGAAGCTGCTGCTGCAGCCGTTGATCGAGAACAGCATCATGCACGGCCTGCAGAAAAAACAGGGCAAGGGCAGCGTATACGTCTATGGCGAGCTGAAGGAGGGCGGGATGTCCTTTACCGTGGAGGATACCGGTATCGGCATGGACGCGGAGAAGCTCAATTCACTTCGCCGCATGCTGCTGATGGCGGAAGCCGCGGACGCCGAAGAGGGACGAGGCGCGGACTCGTCCAAGTCCGGGTACGGACTCGGAAGCGTGCACAGGCGGCTTCTGCTGCACTACGGAAGCGGCACAGGACTTCATATCGAAAGCGGGCCGGGCAGCGGCACGCGTATTTCCTTTACTATACCTGAGGCGACGGAGGGATTCTCGTGA